A DNA window from Rhodococcus sp. Z13 contains the following coding sequences:
- a CDS encoding cytochrome P450, producing the protein MTSSPPTADVDLFADDVLVDPYPTFAQLRALGPVVYLPRHDVYALTRYDIIRGALADTATFSSRSIAFNPAANDALRGTSLASDPPIHTELRATLTENLSPRALRGLKAGIEAKADTLVADLVEQGSFDAIDALARAFPLEVVADLIGFTGEVRANMLRWGQAAMEVLGPMNQRTAENFPIAGELYAWCSQVQAEDLTPGSVGRGIFDAEARGAIPAGSAGHIIHQYLGAGVDTTIASIGNLIALFATFPDQFDLVRADPSLVPSAFAEVLRYWAPLHAWGRAVTRDVEIDGHLIPGGSQAAVLLGSGNRDPRHYEDPDAFRVVRNPVDHLSFGYGPHGCAGQGLARLEAHAILAALARHARRLVAGEPVRLPANTTRSIDALEILEVVPA; encoded by the coding sequence ATGACCAGCAGCCCTCCCACCGCCGACGTCGACCTGTTCGCCGACGACGTCCTCGTCGACCCCTATCCGACCTTCGCGCAGCTGCGCGCACTCGGCCCCGTGGTGTACCTGCCGCGCCACGACGTCTACGCCCTGACCCGCTACGACATCATCCGCGGCGCCCTCGCCGACACCGCGACGTTCTCCTCCCGCAGCATCGCCTTCAACCCCGCCGCCAACGACGCCCTCCGCGGCACCTCCCTGGCCTCGGACCCACCGATCCACACCGAACTGCGCGCCACCCTCACCGAGAACCTCTCGCCGCGGGCGCTGCGCGGCCTCAAGGCCGGCATCGAAGCCAAGGCCGACACCCTCGTCGCCGACCTGGTGGAGCAGGGCTCCTTCGACGCGATCGACGCGCTCGCCCGCGCCTTCCCGCTCGAGGTCGTCGCCGACCTCATCGGGTTCACCGGCGAGGTGCGCGCGAACATGCTGCGCTGGGGACAGGCCGCCATGGAGGTGCTCGGCCCCATGAACCAGCGCACCGCCGAGAACTTCCCCATCGCCGGGGAACTGTACGCGTGGTGCTCCCAGGTACAGGCCGAGGACCTCACGCCCGGCTCGGTCGGGCGCGGCATCTTCGACGCCGAGGCCCGCGGCGCCATCCCCGCCGGCAGCGCCGGGCACATCATCCACCAGTACCTCGGTGCCGGGGTGGACACCACCATCGCCTCGATCGGCAACCTCATCGCGTTGTTCGCGACGTTCCCCGACCAGTTCGACCTCGTCCGCGCCGACCCGTCGCTGGTGCCGTCCGCCTTCGCGGAGGTGCTGCGCTACTGGGCGCCCCTGCACGCCTGGGGCCGCGCCGTCACCCGCGACGTCGAGATCGACGGCCACCTGATCCCCGGCGGGTCGCAGGCCGCGGTGCTGCTCGGCTCCGGCAACCGCGACCCGCGGCACTACGAGGACCCGGATGCGTTCCGGGTGGTCCGCAACCCGGTCGATCACCTGTCCTTCGGCTACGGCCCGCACGGCTGCGCCGGCCAGGGCCTGGCCCGCCTCGAGGCGCACGCGATCCTCGCCGCCCTCGCCCGGCACGCCCGCCGCCTCGTCGCCGGCGAACCGGTCCGGCTGCCCGCCAACACCACTCGTTCCATCGACGCCCTCGAAATCCTGGAGGTTGTGCCCGCATGA
- a CDS encoding ferredoxin gives MKITLDRPRCEGHGLCEETAPELMHLDDDGELVLDVTDVPEDGPQAAAARAAVRVCPVAALGLA, from the coding sequence ATGAAGATCACCCTCGACCGCCCCCGCTGCGAAGGCCACGGCCTGTGCGAGGAGACCGCCCCCGAGCTGATGCACCTCGACGACGACGGCGAACTGGTCCTCGACGTCACCGACGTCCCCGAGGACGGCCCGCAGGCCGCGGCCGCGCGCGCCGCCGTGCGGGTGTGTCCCGTAGCCGCCCTCGGGCTCGCATGA
- a CDS encoding NAD(P)/FAD-dependent oxidoreductase has protein sequence MSTAVPLNMNTVRERIVVVGNGIAGQTACDSLRAAGFTGQLTVVGDEPIPAYSRPALSKALLTDGGSHELAAPTHGATEHLGVAAVGLDVDARLVHLDDGTALEFDGLVIATGARPRPLGDGALVLRTLDDALALRERLVARPSVTVIGGGPLGMEVASAAAQAGCEVTVVTDTAPMLPQFGPYLSELFTAAATAAGVRLVYGTATGLQAGTVTLDDGTRITADLVVAAIGDLPNVEWLRGSGLLSDGRLIADSRGRVAPGIVAAGDVAYLPIRGVTRRIPLWNSAIEQARTAAAALLHGDDAPEGDADPYFWTEQFGVHLKAIGHLPADGEPTLLAGDDPRGPALLHWRHPDGAGVAVAINHRIPIPRLRRAAATGELPAPARAAR, from the coding sequence ATGAGCACCGCAGTTCCCCTGAACATGAACACCGTGCGGGAGCGGATCGTCGTCGTCGGCAACGGCATCGCCGGGCAGACCGCCTGCGACAGCCTCCGCGCCGCCGGGTTCACCGGGCAGCTGACCGTCGTCGGCGACGAACCGATCCCCGCCTACTCGCGTCCCGCCCTGTCGAAGGCGCTGCTCACCGACGGTGGTTCCCACGAACTCGCCGCCCCCACCCACGGCGCCACCGAACACCTCGGGGTCGCCGCGGTCGGCCTGGACGTGGACGCCCGGCTCGTGCACCTCGACGACGGCACCGCCCTCGAGTTCGACGGGCTCGTCATCGCCACCGGGGCCCGGCCCCGGCCGCTGGGCGACGGTGCGCTGGTGCTGCGCACCCTCGACGACGCCCTCGCGCTGCGCGAACGACTCGTCGCGCGCCCGTCGGTGACGGTGATCGGCGGTGGCCCCCTCGGCATGGAGGTGGCCTCCGCCGCCGCCCAGGCGGGCTGTGAGGTCACCGTGGTCACCGACACCGCCCCGATGCTGCCGCAGTTCGGCCCGTATCTGTCCGAACTGTTCACCGCCGCCGCCACCGCTGCGGGGGTGAGGCTCGTGTACGGCACCGCCACCGGCCTGCAGGCCGGCACGGTGACCCTCGACGACGGCACCCGCATCACCGCCGACCTGGTCGTCGCCGCTATCGGGGACCTCCCCAACGTCGAGTGGCTGCGCGGGTCCGGGCTGCTTTCCGACGGGCGGCTGATCGCGGACTCGCGCGGGCGGGTCGCGCCGGGCATCGTCGCCGCCGGGGACGTCGCGTACCTGCCGATCCGCGGCGTGACGCGGCGAATCCCGTTGTGGAACAGCGCGATCGAACAGGCCCGCACCGCCGCCGCGGCGCTGCTGCACGGCGACGACGCCCCCGAGGGCGATGCCGATCCGTACTTCTGGACCGAACAGTTCGGGGTGCATCTCAAGGCGATCGGGCACCTGCCCGCCGACGGCGAACCCACCCTTCTGGCCGGCGACGATCCGCGCGGCCCGGCGCTGCTGCACTGGCGGCATCCGGACGGGGCCGGGGTGGCGGTGGCGATCAACCACCGCATCCCCATCCCGCGGCTGCGCCGCGCCGCGGCCACCGGGGAGCTGCCGGCCCCCGCCCGGGCCGCTCGGTAG
- a CDS encoding LysR family transcriptional regulator, whose translation MNHPPQHPADPDLARLASVNLNLLVPLLAVLEERSVTRAAARVGMTQPAMSHALGRMRRLLGDELVVRQGSGLALTPRAVELIAPLREVLRQTARVVNFPGFDPARDNRTITLAMTTSTAFVVGAELTRAISEWAPHATVRIRTFVEPQPSDFTDDGVDVVLVSEAFAAPYPRERLYENRWVVVAHPDTAPDAPALELLESVPHTAYDARHRIAPYAALDAAGVPYRIGRLVSDFLLVPQLVARAGGVAIHTRRVAAQMRRQLPLRIEEFPLPVPPLGIDMVWNPRLADTVFIAWLRAILVEATTEALVVG comes from the coding sequence GTGAACCACCCCCCGCAACACCCCGCCGATCCCGACCTCGCGCGGCTGGCCTCGGTCAACCTCAACCTGCTGGTGCCGCTACTCGCGGTGCTCGAGGAACGCTCGGTCACCCGCGCCGCCGCGCGGGTCGGGATGACGCAGCCGGCGATGAGCCACGCGCTGGGCCGGATGCGGCGGCTGCTCGGTGACGAGCTGGTGGTGCGGCAGGGGAGCGGGCTGGCCCTGACCCCGCGCGCCGTCGAGCTGATCGCGCCGCTGCGGGAGGTGCTGCGGCAGACCGCGCGGGTGGTGAACTTCCCCGGCTTCGACCCGGCCCGGGACAACCGCACCATCACCCTGGCGATGACCACGAGCACCGCCTTCGTCGTCGGCGCCGAGCTGACCCGGGCGATCTCCGAGTGGGCCCCGCACGCGACGGTGCGCATCCGCACCTTCGTCGAGCCGCAGCCGTCGGATTTCACCGACGACGGGGTGGACGTGGTGCTGGTCTCGGAGGCGTTCGCCGCGCCCTATCCGCGGGAGCGGCTCTACGAGAACCGGTGGGTGGTCGTCGCCCATCCGGACACCGCCCCGGACGCACCGGCGCTGGAGTTGCTGGAGTCGGTGCCGCACACCGCCTACGACGCGCGGCACCGCATCGCCCCCTATGCGGCGCTGGATGCGGCGGGGGTGCCCTATCGGATCGGCCGGCTGGTGTCGGATTTCCTGCTGGTGCCGCAGCTGGTGGCGCGGGCCGGTGGGGTCGCGATCCACACGCGGCGGGTCGCGGCGCAGATGCGCCGGCAGTTGCCGTTGCGGATCGAGGAGTTCCCGCTGCCCGTGCCGCCGCTGGGTATCGACATGGTGTGGAATCCGCGGTTGGCGGACACCGTGTTCATCGCGTGGTTGCGGGCGATCCTCGTCGAGGCGACCACCGAGGCGCTCGTCGTCGGCTGA
- a CDS encoding TetR/AcrR family transcriptional regulator — protein sequence MSLRAAQKQMTYELFLAKALDLFGTKGYAATTIDDIATAAGSTRTTFYLHFSSKADVMSALLSKVDAILTGADDPDLTTVVASGSRALVRQFLDRKFTQWDEIKPYMVASYQTAHDPDVAAKTEQWFESAVTDMTEGLNRADRIDPARRRIRCVLAFGQLEHMSRRYFSIGWRTPREICLDELTDSWCHLLDVHDA from the coding sequence ATGTCGCTCCGTGCCGCCCAGAAGCAGATGACCTACGAGCTGTTCCTCGCCAAGGCGCTCGACCTGTTCGGCACCAAGGGCTACGCCGCGACCACCATCGACGACATCGCCACCGCCGCAGGCTCCACCCGCACCACCTTCTACCTGCACTTCTCGTCGAAAGCCGACGTGATGAGCGCACTGCTGAGCAAGGTGGACGCGATCCTCACCGGCGCCGACGATCCCGACCTGACCACCGTGGTCGCCTCCGGCTCCCGCGCGCTGGTGCGGCAGTTCCTCGACCGCAAGTTCACCCAGTGGGACGAGATCAAGCCGTACATGGTCGCCTCCTACCAGACGGCCCACGACCCGGACGTCGCCGCGAAGACCGAGCAGTGGTTCGAAAGCGCCGTCACCGACATGACCGAGGGCCTGAACCGCGCCGATCGGATCGACCCGGCGCGGCGCCGCATCCGCTGCGTGCTCGCCTTCGGGCAGCTCGAACACATGTCCCGCCGCTACTTCTCCATCGGCTGGCGCACCCCACGGGAGATCTGCCTCGACGAACTCACCGACTCGTGGTGCCACCTGCTCGACGTCCACGACGCCTGA
- a CDS encoding phosphotriesterase, which yields MTGAESRTVHTVLGPVPAADLGVVAVHEALLSVLPGARYAHDIDFDRAEIFGALLDKLRAFRAAGGGTLVDATGMFHGRDVPLYENLSRASGVHIVASTGLGPENLLGGYFLTPQTNPPTPWPAEKFADLFTKEVTEGMVVPRVERRGPAGLVTTAANPDGMTVTEESLFRGAARAARDTGVAASLRYGKDAVADLDVALSEELPADRIVVAGLDRRDAVAAGAPAAIARRGAYVGLDHVGSEDDTHLSDAERVTLVRELVDAGFGDRILLSASATGVAKGHPANDLPYATVLTGFVPQLTAAGLTDDAVQRIVTTNPQDLLAVR from the coding sequence ATGACAGGCGCCGAGTCCCGCACCGTCCACACCGTCCTCGGGCCCGTCCCCGCCGCCGACCTCGGTGTCGTCGCCGTTCACGAGGCCCTGCTGTCGGTGTTGCCCGGCGCCCGGTACGCCCACGACATCGACTTCGACCGCGCCGAGATCTTCGGTGCCCTGCTCGACAAGCTGCGCGCCTTCCGCGCCGCCGGCGGCGGCACCCTCGTCGACGCGACCGGCATGTTCCACGGCCGCGACGTGCCGCTGTACGAGAACCTCTCCCGCGCCTCGGGGGTGCACATCGTCGCCTCCACCGGCCTCGGCCCGGAGAACCTGCTCGGCGGCTACTTCCTGACCCCGCAGACCAACCCGCCCACCCCGTGGCCGGCGGAGAAGTTCGCGGACCTGTTCACCAAGGAGGTCACCGAGGGCATGGTCGTGCCGCGCGTCGAACGCCGCGGCCCCGCCGGCCTGGTGACCACCGCCGCGAACCCCGACGGCATGACCGTCACCGAGGAGAGCCTGTTCCGCGGCGCCGCCCGCGCTGCCCGCGACACCGGGGTCGCCGCCTCCCTGCGCTACGGCAAGGACGCGGTCGCCGACCTCGACGTCGCCCTGAGCGAGGAGCTGCCCGCCGACCGCATCGTCGTCGCCGGCCTGGACCGCCGCGACGCCGTCGCCGCCGGGGCCCCGGCCGCGATCGCCCGCCGCGGCGCCTACGTCGGCCTCGACCACGTCGGCAGCGAGGACGACACCCATCTGTCCGACGCCGAGCGCGTCACCCTGGTCCGCGAGCTCGTCGACGCCGGGTTCGGTGACCGGATCCTGCTGTCCGCGAGCGCCACCGGTGTCGCCAAGGGGCACCCGGCCAACGATCTGCCCTACGCGACGGTGCTCACCGGGTTCG